The genomic region GGATATAAGGAACACCAGAGAGCCTAATCCACTTATCACCCCTGAAGAACCTACCGGGTGTGAAATCTGCAGCATGATTTTCAGTAATCTGCTTGATCCCACGCCATGTCACGCGCCTTGCCTTGTTAGCAGCAGGGCCTGTGTTGCCTGACTCTGCGTAGAAGCATGTCTTAAGCCCCCACTCACCCTCCCAAGGTAACCAACCTTCCGGTTGAATCACATCATCAATGTACGAGTCCATGATGATTGTCCTCGAATACTCCTTCCATGGACGGCCAAGATATGCCTTGTTCTCATCCTTGACAGGGAAGTAATCAGGATCGCCGGTGATTGTGCTGTTTTGAATGATGATTGCAGATGGCTGGCGCCGTTCTTTCCTGCCTTGAGCTGTCACAATGCAAGACTGGTTTGGCAATGGCTTGCGGATCAAGAAAGTGCAGTTTTGGAAGACTGCAGTTGcatcaccaaaaacaaaatctatGGTGCCGGAGATGGTGCAGTCGCGGTAGAATTGGCGTTGTGCGTGTGTGTAAAGGGTGTCTTGGTACCCGTCCATTGAACACCTGTAGAAGATTGCCTCGTCAGCACTCACCCTCAATGCAACAGCCTGATGTTTCTCCGGACCAGCAGAGTTCTCAAACCCTATGTCCATTGCCATGAAATGATCTCCCTGAATAGCTGCATGCATCCAATAACCAAATTAATCATACGTCCAATTAAACATATTCACAGTTTGACAACATAAGCATTTGTACACCGACATAAGTGTGTTAAGAGAATGTTAAAGATTCACAATCGGTCAATGTAAGCTGTTAAGCGGATATTAAAGGCAATTTACGAGAAGCATGCTTACCAACGGTGGCAGTATGGTAGGTGGGCATGCCATCTACAAAGTTCTTGTTTCCGGTGATCCTAGTCTTATTTGCACCATCTCCGATCATCATCACGCTCGTCATGCTCCTGGTAACCAGGATATGCTCATTATATACTCCTTCCTTGATGTAGATGATAAAGGTTTCATTGCCATACTTGGGGACATGGTCTAGCGCCTCAGTGATGGTCTTGTAGCTTCCACTTCCATCCTTTGCCACAATGATGTCGGGCTTATTAATTTTCGGAGCAGAACTGGTACTGGTTGTGAGAAGTTTTCTGCCTTCACCTCCATACCACTTGGGATCTTCGAATTCCCCGTGACCAATAACAGGGAAGACGTGGAATTGGAGGAGGCGGCGGAGTTTCTTGCCTTCACCTCCGTACCACTTCGGATCTTCGAATTCCCGGTGACCAATAACAGGGAAGGCATCAAATTGGAGGAGGCAGCGGAGTTTCTTGCCTTCACCTCCGTACCACTTCGGATCTTCGAATTCCCCGTGACCAATAACAGGGAAGGCATCAAATTGGAGTAGGCGTCGGAGTTTCCTGACTCCACCTTCATACAACTTAGGGTCTTCGAATTCACTGTGACCAATAACAGGGAAGGCATCAAATTGGAGGAGGCGGCGGTGGCTAGAATCAGGGTTGTTCAAGTCAGTGAAGGCTGAAAATACTTGAGATACCATGGCAAGGGCATTGCTACTCAAATGCATAGAGGTATTCAACACACTCTTCATCTCCTCCGCTGCATCAGTAGAGCTAGTAGTATTCTCAAAAGCATCCAAGCAGCTTTCTTGATAAGTGATTGTAGCACTAAGCCAGACCTTCAAATCCACCAACATTTCATTAAACTTTATAAAATCATCGATGTACCCAAGTCGCACAACCGATTGCCTGAGCTCACTAAGCGCCAAATCCATGAGCTCTTCGCACGCGTCGAGGGCATTGGAGGTTCGGGGATCCTTCTCGAGCTTTCGCAAGAAGTCGGATTTTTTGGCAGCATCGGTTACGTGCTTCATTGCAACCTTGAAGCCGTATTCAATGAGCTCTATTGGATCAGTGGTGGTGTTTCCGGAGGCGTAGCTGAGGCTGTCGAGACATTCTTGCTTGTAATCGGTTGGCTGGCAAATGGCTTTGATTGCTTTCATTGAGGCTGACTTGTCATGGGAGCTGCCCTTGCTGCCACTGACTGGACTATTGTAGAAACCCTTTTCCATGATGAAACCAGctgccaccgccaccaccattGCCATCAATAAAAACGCAGATACGCTGATGATGACGATTTGCTTCTTCGATCTCCTATCTAAATCTTCTCCGTACGCCATTTTCGAACAATGTTTGAACCGAAAATTACTATTTTCCTTCTCTATTTGTTGTTTTTGGAAAATGCGTAAGAGAAATGTGAATTTATAAttgaagagagaagggagattTGAGTGGTGGTTCTAATCAGGTTGTAACAGTATAGCAAAAGATGTGGCTTGGAGCGCAAGGAAGGTTCTATGCCAAGCTATATGTTGTTACTTTcacaaaaacaagaacaagtGTACTTGTTGGCAAGGCTAACTTAACATTGACACGATTAAGCATGGCTGGCTTTGACCAGTTCCGGATTATAATTTTCAAATAGTTTAGCTAAAACTTAATTCCAAAGGTCTGCAAGCGGTTGTATGTAagtttcttttatatttaaataataaaatagtaaattcACGTGACGGTGTTTCTAAACATTTCTTTTGCACATAATTTTCTACAAAAGTGGTTTCTTGCGTCAAGATTAAgtgaataaattattattaatttctatttttttaagaacTCGAGAATCAATGAACATAAGAATTCTGAAAGTAAAAGTGCTCGTCTTTAAAACGAAAATACTTGGCGAATTACACGTAAAGAGTAATCCTTCAGGCAAGCAAATGACATGGACGTCATTTATGTCATAATGTAAATTAAAAGATCAGAAAAATATCAGGTAAAAGGTGAATGATACAAGACCTACTTTTGtccaaaaaacagaaaattacacatttttttctttatcttctatttttagaaaaataaatatttctcTAAAGAACACAagtagattttttatttttatttttagtacaacggtatattttacactaagggaattgaggagttcggctaagccacataatGAGCAACTtaaattggtatcaaattcgtcatccatgaaattcgaatctaagacctctgaCTCACAAGTGAAGATGGATACCACCAAACAGTAATACTTAGCGGCAACACAAGTAGATTTTTAAAAAACTAATAATAGTTCCTGTCCTAATAATATTAatgataatattttaatttaattaatcaacCCCGCTGTAAACTTGACACCGGTCGACGGCAACCAAGCCATCCCATCAATAAACCTCCCAACGGTGAAGAAGCTCGCCGCAGCAGCATCCCTGAGTATATGGTAACCAGGCCATTTGACCCGACCCAATATAGCCGCACCCGGCCCATAATTCCTATACTCACCATACCACAACGTGCCCAAAGCAAAATCCCCAGACCACTCAAGCCACCCTCTGGGCTGGACCAACCTACTCATATAAGTGTTCATATAAACAGTTCTGGAATATTTCTTCCATGGCCTGCCCAAATAAGTCGGCTGGGTGGCCAGAACAAAACTGTCCTGGATTGCAAACCCGGTGCTCTGGTGTGGGCTTTTTCTACCCTGGGCAGTGACTGTGACCTTTTGTTGTGGGAGTGGGACCCTTGTGTAGATTTTGCAGTTTTGGAGGACTGCAGCTCCATTGCCAAAAATGAAGTCTATGGTGCCGTAGATGGTGCATTCACGGTAGAATTGGCGGAGGGAGTGAGCGTAGAGGGTGTCTTGGTAACCCTCCACGCTGCACTGGAAGAAGGCCGACTGGTCGGAGTCGACTCTTAGCGCTACGGCTTGCTGGTTTCGAGGGCCGGCTGTGTTGCGAATTGTCATGTTCCTTGCTATGAATCCCGTTCCGGATACGGCTGTATGAAACATAGCATGCATGAGAAAATACGTCATTTGAATCATCTCGGAAGAGACAACAAATATGTAGCCGGAGGAAAGGGATCAAGGGATCCTTCATCAAATCCACTACATCAATCAATCTggacctttaaaatttgatccaacggctaaaattattataacttttaaatggacctcctgtttgtagccgttggatcaaatttcaaaggctcGAATTGATTGATGGGGTGGATTTATgaagggatccgaagaggattcCTTTATGTAGCCAGATTCATAGTCtgataatattagaattttctATATTATGTGTGAAAAATACGTGCACTCAACATGAAAAGCATAATGTAACTTACCGACTGTTGCAGTTCTAAACGTAGTCCATCCTTGCATGAAACTCCGGTTACCCGTTACGATAGTTTGT from Pyrus communis chromosome 9, drPyrComm1.1, whole genome shotgun sequence harbors:
- the LOC137745493 gene encoding putative pectinesterase/pectinesterase inhibitor 28: MAYGEDLDRRSKKQIVIISVSAFLLMAMVVAVAAGFIMEKGFYNSPVSGSKGSSHDKSASMKAIKAICQPTDYKQECLDSLSYASGNTTTDPIELIEYGFKVAMKHVTDAAKKSDFLRKLEKDPRTSNALDACEELMDLALSELRQSVVRLGYIDDFIKFNEMLVDLKVWLSATITYQESCLDAFENTTSSTDAAEEMKSVLNTSMHLSSNALAMVSQVFSAFTDLNNPDSSHRRLLQFDVPVIGHGEFEDPKWYGGEGRKLLTTSTSSAPKINKPDIIVAKDGSGSYKTITEALDHVPKYGNETFIIYIKEGVYNEHILVTRSMTSVMMIGDGANKTRITGNKNFVDGMPTYHTATVAIQGDHFMAMDIGFENSAGPEKHQAVALRVSADEAIFYRCSMDGYQDTLYTHAQRQFYRDCTISGTIDFVFGDATAVFQNCTFLIRKPLPNQSCIVTAQGRKERRQPSAIIIQNSTITGDPDYFPVKDENKAYLGRPWKEYSRTIIMDSYIDDVIQPEGWLPWEGEWGLKTCFYAESGNTGPAANKARRVTWRGIKQITENHAADFTPGRFFRGDKWIRLSGVPYIPGLTTSNKSKTATTRATSLSKGI